A DNA window from Trypanosoma brucei brucei TREU927 chromosome 10, whole genome shotgun sequence contains the following coding sequences:
- a CDS encoding adenylate kinase, putative: MGLHILLFGAPGCGKGTASEFLVRRYDFIHVSTGNLLREEVKKGSAIGRQVEGLMSEGQLIPDHVVVAMIINRLQRPDTKGRGILLDGFPRTRAQAETLAANGFKVDAMIFIDVDEIKLEERCVFRRLDPVTGRIYNLKSDPSPQEIMGRLLIRSDDNREKHRRRMQVYLKQKASLMEYYRGKVLEVDGNPPLPVVLKSVATKVDELLRIEKSKL; this comes from the coding sequence ATGGGTCTGCATATCCTTTTATTTGGAGCGCCGGGATGTGGCAAAGGGACTGCGAGCGAGTTTCTTGTCCGTCGTTATGATTTTATTCACGTAAGCACGGGGAATCTCTTACgagaggaagtgaagaagggtAGTGCAATCGGTCGGCAGGTTGAGGGGCTTATGAGTGAGGGACAACTAATACCAGACCATGTGGTTGTTGCCATGATTATTAACCGCCTTCAACGCCCtgacacaaaaggaaggggaattCTCCTTGATGGTTTCCCACGCACCCGAGCACAGGCGGAGACGCTTGCCGCCAATGGGTTCAAGGTGGATGCGATGATTTTTATCGATGTTGACGAGATTAAACTTGAGGAACGTTGCGTGTTCCGCCGTTTAGACCCAGTGACCGGCCGCATTTACAACCTAAAGAGTGATCCGTCGCCGCAAGAAATTATGGGTCGTCTTTTGATTCGCTCAGACGACAACAGGGAAAAGCACAGACGCCGCATGCAGGTTTATCTGAAGCAGAAGGCATCCCTCATGGAATATTACCGTGGGAAGGTGTTGGAAGTTGATGGCAACCCTCCGCTTCCCGTTGTGCTCAAATCAGTGGCCACAAAAGTGGATGAACTTCTTCGTATCGAAAAGAGCAAGTTGTAA
- a CDS encoding valosin-containing protein homolog (identical to GB:AAC02215: valosin-containing protein homolog (Trypanosoma brucei)), producing MSAKAQQVKQQKLNRLIADDLAEDDNSVVVLNAKRMDELSIFRGDTVKLKGKKNRSTICIAMSDENCPEGSIMVNKVTRRNIRILLGDLITVSSHSNVPYGNHVHVLPIDDTVKNLTGDLFETFLKPYFLEAYRPVKTGDLFICRGAMRSVEFKVVEVDPGDCCIVAPETVVHCEGDPIRREDEERLDDVGYDDIGGCRRQLVQIREMVELPIRHPELFKSIGIKPPRGILMYGPPGSGKTLIARAVANETGAFFFLINGPEIMSKMAGESEGNLRNAFVESEKNAPAIIFIDEIDSIAPKREKAQGEVEKRIVSQLLTLMDGLKGRSQVIVMAATNRPNAIDPALRRFGRFDREIDIGVPDEIGRLEILRIHTKNMKLHPNVDVEKIAKDSHGYVGADLAQLCTEAAMQCVREKMAVVDWDDETIDAEVLDSMSVTNNHFLDALSKMNPSALRETQVETPNVTWSDVGGLLDVKRELQELVQYPVEFPWKFEKYGISAPKGVLFYGPPGCGKTLLAKAIATECQANFISIKGPELLTMWFGESEANVRDVFDKARAAAPCVLFFDELDSVARSRGHSGDGGASDRVINQILTEMDGMNSKKNVFIIGATNRPDVLDPAVMRPGRLDQLIYIPLPDKASRVAILKASFRKSPLAPDVDLDQLAAATHGFSGADLAGICQRACKLAIRESIAKEIQLEEARANGVLNEDQDIDPVPQITRLHVEEAMRGARRSVSDADIRKYELFATSLQQSRAFGNVSLDPGNQGGAGGDAGAGDDDLYS from the coding sequence ATGTCAGCTAAGGCGCAACAAGTGAAGCAGCAGAAATTGAACAGATTGATTGCGGATGACCTTGCCGAAGACGACAACAGCGTGGTGGTGCTCAACGCGAAGCGCATGGACGAACTGAGCATATTCCGTGGAGACACAGTGAAgctgaaagggaaaaaaaaccgctCCACAATTTGCATTGCTATGAGTGATGAAAACTGCCCTGAAGGGTCGATCATGGTGAACAAAGTTACACGGCGAAACATCCGTATTCTCCTTGGAGATCTAATTACCGTCAGCAGCCACAGCAATGTGCCGTATGGGAATCATGTTCACGTTCTTCCTATTGACGACACCGTAAAGAACCTAACAGGCGACCTGTTCGAAACATTCCTCAAACCATATTTTCTGGAGGCCTATCGACCCGTGAAAACAGGAGATTTATTCATTTGCCGTGGGGCGATGCGCTCGGTAGAGTTTAAGGTGGTAGAGGTGGACCCTGGGGACTGCTGTATAGTTGCTCCTGAAACGGTGGTTCATTGTGAAGGCGACCCCATCCGCCGCGAGGATGAGGAGCGGTTGGATGATGTGGGCTACGATGACATTGGCGGCTGCCGCAGGCAGCTGGTGCAAATCCGTGAAATGGTTGAACTTCCCATTCGCCACCCCGAGCTTTTCAAGAGCATTGGCATAAAACCCCCTCGTGGTATTCTCATGTACGGCCCCCCAGGAAGCGGCAAAACTCTTATTGCTCGGGCTGTCGCTAACGAAACCGGTgcgttcttctttttgatcAACGGGCCGGAGATTATGAGCAAGATGGCCGGCGAGTCGGAGGGTAACCTGCGCAACGCATTCGTGGAGTCAGAGAAGAATGCCCCtgcaattatttttattgacGAAATAGACTCAATCGCCCCGAAGCGCGAAAAAGCGCAAGGCGAAGTGGAAAAACGTATCGTCTCGCAACTTCTGACGCTCATGGACGGGCTGAAAGGGCGGTCGCAGGTTATTGTTATGGCAGCAACCAATCGGCCAAATGCAATCGACCCTGCGCTTCGCCGTTTTGGTCGCTTCGACCGGGAGATCGACATTGGTGTTCCCGATGAAATTGGGCGTCTCGAGATCCTCCGCATCCACACAAAAAATATGAAGCTTCATCCAAATGTAGACGTGGAAAAGATTGCTAAGGACAGTCATGGATACGTTGGTGCTGATTTGGCGCAACTCTGCACTGAGGCAGCAATGCAGTGTGTCCGTGAAAAGATGGCCGTTGTGGACTGGGACGATGAAACAATTGATGCCGAAGTTTTGGATTCCATGTCTGTAACAAATAATCATTTCTTGGATGCACTAAGCAAAATGAATCCCTCTGCTCTTCGTGAGACGCAAGTGGAGACTCCCAACGTCACGTGGAGCGATGTCGGTGGTCTTTTGGATGTGAAGAGGGAGTTGCAGGAGCTTGTTCAGTATCCAGTAGAGTTCCCGTGGAAATTCGAGAAGTATGGAATCTCCGCCCCGAAGGGTGTGCTTTTTTATGGACCACCAGGTTGCGGTAAAACACTGCTAGCGAAGGCTATCGCTACGGAATGTCAGGCAAACTTCATCTCCATCAAGGGGCCGGAACTGCTAACGATGTGGTTTGGTGAATCTGAGGCTAATGTAAGAGACGTGTTTGACAAGGCAAGGGCTGCTGCTCCGTGTGTGCTCTTCTTCGATGAACTGGATTCCGTGGCGCGGTCCCGCGGTCACAGTGGTGATGGGGGGGCAAGCGACCGTGTCATCAACCAGATCCTTACTGAAATGGACGGTATGAACAGTAAGAAGAATGTGTTTATTATTGGAGCAACCAACCGCCCGGATGTGTTGGACCCTGCGGTAATGCGCCCAGGCCGCCTTGATCAGCTCATTTATATTCCACTGCCCGACAAGGCGTCGCGTGTGGCAATCCTTAAAGCCAGTTTCCGCAAATCGCCCTTGGCGCCTGATGTTGATTTGGACCAGTTGGCTGCCGCCACGCACGGGTTTTCCGGTGCGGATCTGGCTGGTATTTGTCAGCGGGCATGCAAACTAGCCATTAGGGAGTCCATTGCAAAGGAAATTCAACTTGAGGAAGCAAGAGCGAACGGTGTCCTTAATGAAGATCAGGATATTGACCCGGTACCGCAAATTACTCGATTGCACGTTGAAGAGGCCATGCGCGGTGCTCGTCGCTCTGTCAGTGACGCTGACATCCGCAAGTACGAACTTTTCGCCACGTCGCTTCAGCAGTCACGTGCATTCGGTAACGTGAGTTTGGACCCCGGTAATCAGGGCGGAGCGGGAGGTGATGCCGGTGCAGGAGATGACGATCTCTATAGTTGA
- a CDS encoding amino acid tansporter, putative (GPI-Anchor Signal predicted for Tb10.70.1170 by DGPI v2.04, no cleavage site predicted) codes for MTSREGIHPPYEVPVDAIFQPEGEGADISRSGTLISGAASARTVASPSQTQPADSRLSLSPQLKSPKITATPREVSQGERFSGESLDQPLTPGCAKERVGPSSSRGSDLASVGDGFTRFTYGSVQDCDELDRHSLGPQLTDALECSFRSGTFVPSSGQSYTSLGRAAFHIFKGNVGTGVFLLPAYYRDAGYALGGVVVVLMGWLIIDCVLALIRAKQIIGHTGARTYPAVVKYVLGKLWMHFAKFSLLFTQFGFCVVYIQYASSLFAEFFTGHDLYKLFVFISIVVVTFMTFVSHRLGFLAYMSMIAAVFVMVVLAGATAEEVCSLSTTGVAPEVWAIVPTMRIFLFISGHVFSLEGIGVVLPVENSISPEDYPKFEKVVKYVNASIVALYVFFGVLGYLAYGEALESSVVLAMPASTMKVLMQVLLGLSLIFGYPIQFVPAIQLLDRALGIELHREKSMFVMVRVTFNIFVGAIAASIGAETVSLFAGFLGAFTGIHLMVTLPALLAIFTERVENARSSTDVDGVSAELSFCDYMKIFCTFPDNPFDCRWYAYIIFSLFVWVAGIYFTFAPMLSK; via the coding sequence ATGACAAGTCGTGAGGGTATTCACCCCCCATATGAGGTACCCGTTGACGCCATTTTTCAACCGGAAGGGGAAGGCGCCGACATTTCCAGAAGTGGAACTCTTATTTCAGGCGCTGCCTCAGCACGAACTGTGGCGTCACCGTCGCAAACCCAACCCGCTGATTCGCGTCTGTCGCTTTCACCACAACTCAAAAGTCCGAAAATAACTGCAACCCCTCGAGAAGTGTCCCAAGGGGAACGCTTTAGTGGTGAATCGCTCGATCAACCACTAACGCCGGGGTGTGCTAAAGAAAGGGTTGGGCCAAGTTCTTCAAGGGGTAGTGATTTGGCATCAGTTGGTGACGGATTTACCCGTTTCACATATGGCAGTGTACAGGATTGTGACGAGTTGGACAGACACTCTCTTGGACCGCAATTAACAGACGCGTTGGAGTGCTCCTTTCGGAGTGGCACCTTCGTCCCCAGCAGCGGACAATCGTACACCTCGCTGGGTCGTGCTGCCTTTCACATATTCAAGGGAAATGTGGGTACgggtgtttttcttcttccagcTTATTACCGAGACGCCGGATATGCTCTGGGCGGGGTAGTTGTTGTGCTGATGGGATGGTTAATCATTGACTGTGTGTTGGCTCTTATTCGTGCCAAGCAAATTATTGGCCACACAGGTGCACGTACCTACCCGGCCGTGGTAAAGTATGTATTGGGAAAGTTGTGGATGCACTTTGCCAAGTTTTCACTGTTGTTTACACAGTTTGGGTTTTGTGTAGTGTACATACAGTATGCCTCATCACTGTTTGCAGAGTTCTTTACCGGTCATGACTTGTACAAACTGTTCGTTTTTATTAGTATTGTGGTGGTGACATTCATGACCTTTGTTTCGCATCGCCTGGGTTTCCTGGCGTACATGTCAATGATTGCAGCGGTGTTTGTTATGGTGGTGCTTGCGGGAGCAACAGCCGAAGAGGTGTGTTCCCTTTCAACAACCGGTGTGGCTCCTGAAGTGTGGGCAATTGTGCCGACAATGCGcatatttctctttatttcgGGCCACGTGTTTTCCCTAGAAGGTATTGGTGTGGTTCTTCCTGTAGAAAACAGCATTTCTCCCGAAGACTACCCGAAGTTTGAAAAAGTGGTAAAGTACGTTAACGCCTCCATTGTTGCACTAtatgttttctttggtgTTCTTGGTTATTTAGCTTATGGGGAAGCGTTGGAGTCATCGGTGGTACTCGCGATGCCAGCCAGCACAATGAAGGTGCTCATGCAAGTGCTGCTCGGATTGAGTCTCATTTTTGGCTACCCTATCCAGTTTGTGCCAGCCATACAGTTACTAGACAGGGCGTTGGGCATTGAGCTTCACAGAGAGAAATCGATGTTTGTGATGGTTCGCGTAACCTTTAACATTTTTGTTGGAGCCATCGCCGCAAGTATTGGTGCGGAGACTGTTAGCCTTTTCGCTGGTTTCTTGGGGGCATTTACTGGCATACACCTTATGGTAACGCTTCCCGCTCTCCTCGCCATTTTCACCGAGCGTGTGGAAAATGCACGTAGCAGTACTGATGTTGATGGTGTGAGCGCAgaactttctttttgtgactACATGAAAATATTTTGTACATTCCCCGATAACCCCTTCGACTGCAGGTGGTACGCGTACATTATTTTTAGTCTCTTTGTGTGGGTAGCAGgaatttattttactttcgcCCCAATGCTATCAAAGTAA
- a CDS encoding hypothetical protein, conserved (contains Zn-finger in Ran binding domain) — MWRPPILGLLKTALRGSSRHMAGRKFLHTLRDEDLEDEEQLARLLVQDVSAPPTQSTVTAWVSTGVIESQELVRAHLEGGVEVTAAEDNTLADAMFVEGESAESLPSSSPITPTRRANNHLAKYSHIRQAIHTKRLKDGARLVGEAALEWMCCGCRTYNFIGRRTCRSCKQSSLESCKHNTAPARHLPLFPAIWTCHSCGHNNNPCPADATNRSKFSCESCGDPFPGIREWYCPSCCHINSRGSVQCATCYADRPFRWSCSSCGHDKNSIFFTECRNCHSVRRRLVSDSTVLCPSCRQRNDVQWEMCFMCMTPLGMMNSVRKLQLKVESGLAPEDKSAANSAVEDENCAQSNNRGGTPPTTNDVAEDAGEGKVGPSVECTGEAHDGTKAESEQHNNHREQVQLSLGDEKNTRDSAVMEDCAATAARVKAAERGTWWCTECNVLQRRNVGFCDICLKPRVVVDSRGPPKSIAADSLTSETKGTASCLTETGTVLPNEGQCKTDQATVGGGKHLGGDGAEVTETKFSDTFIPCSVNTTETGEWRCPYCRNLLGATVTSCCGVTREAPFGYWRCSACCSTNRDERARCLGCGAAPQAVKPWRCYMCRRRNEADVFQCDYCGSAHPRHWVCGQCGSKCQQSGDSRCSSCGSVKKKLEVVVCPHCSVPNNFLRKSCFRCRARLVSDDWHCEKCGYGQNGKNSRRCTGCGEPRRFNMDEITWVCDVCSTAVASGGALKERKQCPRCNSDRTERSLEIPSRWQCRSCGVANAYSVPACLECGNARRLGNMRTHTSCRACFRLTFLDEKERCEHCGAVMSEVINDVGSLVSSSGLHPLVRGAVDSLSVAEGTRENGCISPTPAGVGPRDDSIIPGTLSPFTATDHRGSVVANMITKDVCGVSFQPIDSSVCCYGPKTLGTSQEEGDTVECLLQCSEEGSGTETSAPESCLVSDAEEWCAGDLGCEELDETVDVINGEWCESIPSWICSNCEAKNLDEADVCVDCGIAKCDK, encoded by the coding sequence ATGTGGCGCCCACCAATCCTAGGGCTCTTGAAGACGGCCTTGCGAGGGTCGTCGCGACACATGGCGGGAAGGAAGTTTCTGCACACTTTACGGGACGAGGATTTGGAAGATGAGGAGCAGTTGGCACGCCTCTTGGTGCAAGATGTGAGTGCGCCACCAACACAATCAACTGTTACGGCATGGGTTAGCACCGGCGTAATTGAGTCTCAGGAACTGGTGCGTGCGCATCTGGAAGGCGGTGTTGAAGTAACTGCCGCGGAGGATAACACATTAGCTGACGCCATGTTTGTAGAAGGGGAATCTGCGGAGTCATTGCCTAGCAGTTCGCCTATCACTCCCACAAGGCGCGCAAACAATCACCTCGCAAAGTATTCGCACATACGTCAGGCAATTCACACGAAGCGGTTAAAGGACGGCGCAAGACTCGTGGGTGAGGCGGCACTAGAATGGATGTGTTGTGGTTGCCGCACCTACAACTTTATCGGGCGCAGGACATGCAGATCCTGTAAACAGAGCAGTTTAGAATCTTGTAAGCACAATACAGCACCAGCACGGCACCTACCACTCTTTCCGGCCATATGGACGTGCCACTCCTGCGGGCATAATAACAACCCGTGCCCCGCCGATGCAACGAACCGAAGCAAATTTTCTTGTGAGAGCTGTGGTGACCCTTTCCCGGGGATCAGAGAGTGGTATTGTCCTTCATGTTGCCATATCAACTCTCGCGGGTCCGTGCAGTGCGCCACGTGTTACGCCGACCGCCCTTTTCGTTGGTCTTGTTCCAGTTGCGGACACGACAAGAACTCAATATTCTTCACAGAGTGTCGAAACTGTCATTCCGTCCGCCGGAGGCTCGTGTCCGACTCTACGGTTCTCTGTCCGAGCTGCCGCCAACGGAACGACGTGCAGTGGGAAATGTGCTTCATGTGCATGACACCATTGGGGATGATGAACAGTGTTCGGAAGTTGCAGTTAAAGGTTGAGAGTGGTCTCGCTCCAGAAGATAAAAGTGCCGCAAACTCCGCAGTGGAGGATGAAAATTGCGCTCAATCCAATAATCGAGGCGGAACACCGCCAACAACCAACGACGTGGCCGAGGATGCtggtgaaggaaaggtggGACCGTCAGTTGAATGCACCGGAGAAGCACATGACGGGACCAAAGCGGAGAGTGAGCAGCACAATAACCACCGGGAGCAAGTCCAGCTTTCCCTTGGAGATGAGAAAAATACCAGGGATTCCGCTGTCATGGAAGACTGTGCTGCAACTGCTGCTAGAGTTAAGGCTGCGGAGCGCGGCACCTGGTGGTGTACGGAATGCAACGTTCTTCAACGACGCAACGTTGGTTTTTGTGATATATGTCTGAAACCGAGGGTTGTTGTGGACTCTAGAGGGCCGCCAAAATCCATTGCTGCGGATTCATTGACAAGTGAGACAAAAGGCACAGCGTCTTGTTTGACCGAAACCGGGACTGTGCTGCCGAATGAGGGGCAGTGCAAAACTGACCAAGCTACTGTGGGCGGAGGAAAACATTTGGGTGGGGATGGTGCTGAAGTAACGGAAACAAAGTTCTCTGACACATTTATCCCTTGCAGCGTCAACACTACCGAAACGGGCGAGTGGCGTTGTCCCTACTGCAGAAATCTGCTGGGCGCGACGGTGACGTCTTGCTGTGGCGTAACCCGCGAGGCTCCTTTTGGCTACTGGCGGTGCAGTGCTTGCTGCAGCACCAATAGGGATGAACGCGCTCGCTGTTTGGGTTGTGGCGCAGCTCCGCAAGCGGTAAAACCATGGCGTTGCTATATGTGCCGCAGGCGGAACGAAGCTGATGTATTTCAGTGTGATTACTGTGGGAGCGCCCATCCGCGGCATTGGGTTTGTGGACAGTGCGGGTCGAAATGCCAGCAGTCTGGTGACAGTCGCTGTTCGTCCTGCGGTTCCGTCAAGAAAAAACTTGAGGTTGTTGTTTGCCCACATTGCTCAGTGCCAAACAACTTCCTTCGAAAGAGCTGTTTTCGCTGCCGGGCACGTTTGGTGTCGGATGATTGGCACTGTGAGAAGTGTGGCTACGGTCAGAATGGAAAAAATTCTCGCCGCTGCACCGGATGTGGGGAACCACGGCGGTTCAATATGGACGAGATTACGTGGGTGTGTGATGTGTGCAGTACGGCTGTGGCTTCAGGTGGTGCGTTGAAGGAACGTAAGCAATGCCCGCGGTGCAACTCGGACCGAACGGAGCGGAGTTTGGAGATACCTAGCAGATGGCAGTGCCGCAGTTGCGGTGTGGCAAATGCCTATTCGGTACCAGCTTGCTTGGAATGCGGCAATGCGCGTAGGTTGGGAAATATGCGCACGCATACCAGCTGTCGCGCGTGCTTCCGGCTAACTTTTTTGGATGAGAAAGAGCGCTGTGAACACTGTGGGGCGGTTATGTCCGAGGTTATCAATGATGTTGGCTCGCTCGTCTCCAGCTCAGGACTCCACCCCCTGGTGAGGGGCGCTGTCGATTCCCTTTCTGTAGCCGAAGGAACAAGGGAAAACGGCTGCATCTCGCCAACACCTGCCGGTGTTGGCCCCAGAGACGACTCAATCATCCCAGGAACGCTCTCCCCGTTTACCGCCACCGATCACAGGGGTAGTGTAGTTGCCAACATGATCACAAAAGATGTCTGTGGGGTTTCTTTTCAGCCAATTGATTCGAGTGTTTGTTGTTATGGACCTAAAACACTTGGCACTTCTcaagaggaaggagatacCGTGGAGTGCTTGTTGCAATGCAGCGAGGAGGGCAGCGGCACTGAAACATCTGCGCCAGAAAGCTGTCTAGTGAGTGATGCCGAGGAATGGTGTGCAGGGGATTTGGGTTGTGAAGAACTTGACGAGACTGTGGATGTCATCAACGGTGAGTGGTGCGAAAGCATCCCTTCTTGGATTTGCAGTAACTGTGAAGCAAAGAATCTTGACGAAGCCGATGTTTGTGTTGATTGTGGCATTGCCAAATGCGACAAATAG
- a CDS encoding hypothetical protein, conserved (contains Zn-finger in Ran binding domain) produces the protein MYLHSMKRYIRAPLAPLLNVGRSNSSCGGAVCFCAPCAGRTAYCPAYATQVAAFCMPTAALLQSWAVRTNRTWMCVKEECRHVNAPGATHCESCGEVKPNLKGWLCVECSTRNHKGVKKCHKCAAPAEKSSEFWMCAACEKNNRIDDLDDNSCCGFCGYDMAPMTMTEAEALRIQQERSERLRETQERFDALSAKDADEQFGDEMAGASELPAALKQGVPPAPRTMFDIPEVKPFAPTPQGTKHSRILRKPRPASSPGAPSGPPGFDWMCREPSCAVINSGDEECCTGCGKHIEPTEWECCHCGAVNHMTRARCFNCRVTISISWVCSDCRTATCIYERSCRACNKARPPTEPKEARDVQPPSQNAGRAGFSANRRRMPFKQDWNCEECQGLNFASRTSCYQCGAARSTADASYNGGASGGDGGFDGGAGLSVSHNNWFCRHCQASNFRTRASCWQCGRASSESGATTWSEDDSAPHFEKEGFQQTSDDNVAEGQVNVWNKKTDDWTCGKCFSKNFKNRQECHKCGATKTVAVAPRRAFVRKPVKI, from the coding sequence ATGTATTTACATTCCATGAAGCGCTACATACGTGCACCACTAGCGCCTCTGTTAAATGTGGGACGATCTAATTCCAGCTGCGGCGGtgccgtttgtttttgcgcCCCATGCGCTGGGCGAACTGCATACTGTCCAGCCTACGCGACGCAGGTTGCAGCTTTCTGCATGCCAACCGCCGCGCTTCTACAATCATGGGCAGTTAGGACAAACCGGACGTGGATGTGTGTGAAGGAAGAGTGCCGACACGTGAATGCACCCGGTGCAACCCACTGCGAATCGTGTGGGGAGGTGAAGCCGAACCTTAAGGGCTGGTTATGCGTTGAGTGCAGCACCCGAAACCACAAGGGGGTAAAGAAATGTCACAAGTGCGCTGCACCAGCGGAAAAAAGCAGCGAGTTTTGGATGTGCGCGGCCTGTGAGAAGAACAATCGCATCGACGACTTGGATGATAATAGTTGTTGTGGTTTCTGCGGTTATGATATGGCCCCCATGACAATGACTGAAGCTGAGGCATTGAGAATACAGCAGGAGCGATCCGAGCGCCTTCGAGAGACTCAGGAGCGGTTCGATGCCCTTTCCGCGAAGGATGCCGATGAACAGTTCGGTGATGAGATGGCCGGTGCTTCGGAGTTACCGGCAGCATTGAAACAGGGAGTTCCACCGGCACCACGCACAATGTTTGACATTCCCGAGGTGAAACCTTTCGCGCCTACGCCTCAGGGAACTAAGCATTCGCGCATATTGAGGAAACCGCGCCCCGCTTCCTCACCGGGAGCTCCTTCAGGGCCTCCTGGATTCGATTGGATGTGTCGAGAACCCAGTTGCGCCGTCATCAATTCTGGGGATGAGGAATGTTGCACGGGGTGCGGCAAACACATAGAGCCAACAGAATGGGAGTGCTGCCACTGCGGTGCAGTGAATCACATGACTCGCGCTAGGTGCTTTAATTGCCGTGTTACCATTTCTATATCTTGGGTATGCTCCGACTGCAGAACAGCTACATGTATTTATGAGCGAAGTTGTAGAGCTTGTAACAAAGCAAGGCCCCCGACAGAACCGAAGGAGGCTCGAGACGTGCAACCACCATCGCAGAATGCCGGACGTGCTGGATTTTCGGCTAATCGCCGCCGGATGCCGTTTAAACAGGATTGGAACTGTGAGGAGTGTCAAGGTCTTAATTTTGCGTCCAGAACTTCATGTTACCAATGCGGAGCTGCACGAAGTACAGCAGACGCTTCTTACAACGGTGGTGCAAGTGGGGGCGATGGAGGTTTTGACGGGGGCGCCGGCCTAAGTGTGAGCCACAATAACTGGTTCTGCCGCCACTGTCAGGCGAGCAACTTCCGCACTCGTGCAAGTTGTTGGCAATGCGGTCGGGCGTCTTCAGAGTCGGGTGCTACCACGTGGTCAGAAGACGACTCTGCGCCCCACTTTGAGAAGGAAGGTTTCCAACAGACGTCCGACGACAACGTAGCGGAAGGTCAAGTAAACGTGTGGAACAAAAAGACGGATGATTGGACTTGCGGCAAGTGCTTTTCCAAGAACTTTAAGAACAGACAGGAGTGCCACAAATGTGGAGCAACGAAGACGGTAGCGGTTGCCCCGCGGCGTGCTTTTGTGCGGAAGCCCGTCAAAATTTGA